The genomic stretch CGATTGCCGCCGACCTGCGCAAAGAGATTTTTCGCATGCTGGGCGAGGGCAAGGACAATCAGCAGATCATCGACTTCATGGTGGATCGCTACGGTGACTTTGTCCGCTACAAGCCGGCGCTGACCGGCAAGACCGCCTTGCTCTGGTTTGGCCCCGCCGCCCTGTTGCTGGGTGGCCTGGTGGTCATGGCCATGATCGTCCGCCGTCGTCGCGCGGCGCCTACCGATGGCTTTGACGCACTGTCTCCCCAAGAGCGCCAACGCCTCGACCAACTGCTGGACAAAAAAACTGATGATTGATTTCTGGCTCGCAGCTGGCCTGCTGCTCCTGGTTGCCTTGAGTTTCCTGTTGATCCCGGTGCTGCGCGTGCGTCGCGCCCAACGTGAAGAAGACCGCACCGCGCTGAACGTCGCGTTGTATCAGGAACGTGTCGCCGAACTGCAAACCCAACAAAACGAAGGCGTGCTTAACGCGGCACAACTCGACACCGGCCGCGCCGAAGCTGCCCGGGAACTGTTGGCGGATACCGAAGGCGTGGAAAAACCCCGCGAATCGCGCCTGGGCAAGCCATTGCCACTACTGGCAGCGGTGTTGGTGCCCGTACTGGGCCTGGCGCTGTACCTGCATTACGGCGCCATCGACAAGGTGGAACTGACCCGCGAATTCGCCCAGCCGCCGGTCTCCCTTGCAGACATGACCCAGCGTCTGGAACGGGCTGCTGCGGCGCAACCGGACTCGGCCGAAGGCCTGTACTTCCTGGGGCGCGCCTACATGGCCCAGGACCGTTCGGCCGACGCGGCCAAGGTCTTTGAGCGCGCCGTGGCCCTGGCCGGCCGTCAGCCAGAATTGCTGGGGCAGTGGGCCCAGGCACAGTACTTTGCCAACAACAAACAGTGGTCGCCCCAGCTTCAGGCCCTGACCGACGAAGCACTGAAGCTTGACCCCAAAGAAGTCACCAGCCTCGGCCTGCTGGGCATCGCCGCCTTTGAAGGCCAGCGTTACCAGGACGCCATCGATTACTGGAACCGCCTGTTGGCCCAACTGCCGGAGCAGGACAGCTCCCGCGCAGCGCTGCAAGGCGGTATCGATCGTGCGGCAGAGAAGTTGAAGGAGGGGGGAGGTGCCGTCGCCCCGACCGTCAAGACTGCCGTGATGAGCGTGCGTGTGGACCTCGCGGCCGACGTCAAAGCCAAGGCGCTGCCGACTGACAGCGTATTCATCTTCGCCCGTGCCGTTTCCGGCCCGGCGGCGCCACTGGCTGCCAAGCGCGTGACCGTGGCCGACCTGCCGGTGACCGTCGAACTGGGCGATGCCGACGCGATGATGCCGCAGTTGAAACTGTCCAACTTTCCCGAAGTCCAACTGGTTGCGCGCATCTCACGGGCCGGTCAACCGACTGCCGGCGAGTGGATTGGCCGCAGTCAACCCCTGGCCAGCAGTACCACGGCGACCCAGCAGTTGACCATCGACAGCCCGGATCCATAATTTCGAGGAACCCCCCATGACCGCCATCGCTCGTATCACCCTGCTCAGCCTGGTATTGGGCTTGAGCGCTTGCGCGGTTCATCGGCCACCTCCTGCCCCTACGGGCCCGACCATCCCACCGTCGGGCCCATCGACCCAGCCGAGCAGCAAACCCAGCGGCCCGGTCACCGCGCCGCCGAAGGCCCTGCCCAGCAAGTCCCCGACCTTCGCCCCGCCGCCTGGCGCTGCCAGCCACTGGGACGGCAAGATGCAGGTGTACGTGCTGGACGAACAACCGGACACCTTCTACCGCCAGCGTACCTACTACCGCTGGAGCAACGGCTGGAGCCGCTCCATCAGCCCCAACGGGCCATGGGAAGAAACCAATGTGCAGGGCGTGCCGCCGGGGTTGAGCAAGCAGTATGCGCAATGACACAAGGCGACCTTCGGGTCGCCTTTTTCATGGTTGCTGAAAACACTGCTGCCCAATCAACGCAGATCAACTGTAGGAGCGGGTTTATCCGTCACTACTGCGGTGCAGCAGCGCCAGTACTTGCTTGAGGCTGGAGCCGGGAGCCTTCAAGATGCTCGCGGATGGCTGGATGTACTTTCCAGTGGCCCCGCTGCATGCAGTTGGTGGTCCAACAAGTCTGGCGACAAGCCAAGAGGGTGTTTTGATGGCGGGCAGGTTGATCTATCTCATCGGGCCATCGGGTTCGGGCAAGGACAGCCTGTTGGAGGCGGCGCGGGTGCCATTGGCCGAGCGCGGCTGCCGCATTGTGCGGCGGGTCATCACCCGGTCGGCAGAAGCGGTGGGCGAGGCCGCCCAGGGCGTAAGCCCCGCACAGTTCGCTGCGCTGGTGGCCGAAGGCGCCTTTGCTTTGAGCTGGCATGCCAATGGCCTGTCTTATGGCATTCCACGGCAGATCGACGACTGGCTGGCGGCCGGCGACGATGTGTTGGTCAACGGCTCTCGTGGCCACCTGGCGCAGACCCGCGCGCGTTATCCAACGCTACAGGTGGTGCTGCTGACCGTGGACCAGGCAGTGTTGCGCCAGCGCTTGCTGGCGCGGGGCCGTGAGTCGGAGGTGGAAATAGACGCGCGCCTGGCGCGCAATGCACAGTTCAGCGAAAGCCTGAAGGCCGCGCCAGGGGTGTTCCTGCTGGACAACTCCGGGCCATTGGCGCGCACCGTTGAGCAGTTGCTCGGAGGCCTGGGCGACGGGCAGTCGGCAGGATCCAGAGCGTGCTGACGTCAGACGCTTACTGGTGAAGATACCCTGGACACACTCAAGAACCGCACCAGCGCCACCAGCGGGAACAGGCTGCCGACGGCAATCACGCCCAGCCAGCCGCCATGTTCGTACACACTGCTGGCAATCGCCGAGCCGAAGGCGCCGCCGATAAAAATGCTGGTCATGTACAGCGCGTTCAAGCGGCTGCGGCTGTGGGCATCGAGGGCGTAGATGGTCCGCTGGCCGAGGACCATGTTCATCTGCACGCAGAAGTCCAGGACCACACCGGTCACCGCCAGGCCAATCACGCTGTAGAGCGGGTGGATAAACGCCGGCAGGAAACTCAGTGCGGCAAACAGCATCGCCAGCAGTGAAGCGCGGTAAGTATGGCCGGCATCGGCCAGGCGCCCGCTGATAGGGGCAGCCATGGCACCGAGGGCACCGACCAGGGCAAACAGTGCAATCTCACTTTGGCTCAGGCCGTGGTTACGCGACAGTTCCAGGGGCACGGCGGTCCAGAACAGGCTGAAGGAGGCAAACAGGCAGCCTTGGTAGAACGCCCGTTGCCGCAACAGAGGTTGCTCGCGCAGCAGCGTGCCCAGGGAACGCAGCAACTGGCCATAGCTGGCGCTGTGATCTGGCTGGCGCTTGGGCACGGTCAACAGCAGTACCAGGCTGATCAGGGCCATCATCGCCGCCGCCGCCATGAACATCGCGCGCCAGCCGAAGTGGTCCGCCACCAGGCTGGACACCGGACGCGCCAGCAGGATGCCCAGCAACAGGCCACCCATGATGCTGCCGACCACCCGGCCACGGGATTCGGCGGGCGCCAGGTGCGCGGCCAGGGGAATCAGGATCTGCACGGACACCGAGCTGAAGCCGATCAGCAACGACACCAGCAGGAAAAGGTTCGGCTGCTCGGTAAATGCCGCGCCCAGCAGGCTGGCGATGGCAACCACGGTGGTGGTGATCATCAGCCGGCGATTTTCCAACAGGTCACCCAGCGGCACCAGGAAGAACAGGCCCAGGGCATAGCCGATCTGGGTCAGGGACACGATCAGGCTGGCCATGGTGGGCGTCAGGCCGATATCCGGGGCGATCAGTTCAATGATCGGTTGCGCGTAGTAGATGTTGGCGACAATGGCGCCGCAGCAGAACGCGAACAGCAGCACCATGCCACGGGTCAGGGTGGCGGTCGCGGGCGGGGTAGCGGTCATGGTGTTCTCGTTAGAGCGGGGAAGGAGGATGTGCAGGGTAAAGGGTCGGCTGGGGACGGAGTAGAGTGTTACTAATAATTTCGGTCATGTCTGGCATTGATGCCTTGCGCGCAAGCCAATGTGGGAGCGGGCTTGTGTGGGAGCGGGCTTGCTCGCGAATGCGGTGGGTCAGACAAATAGTTTTTGACTGATACACCCCCTTCGCGAGCAAGCCCGCTCCCACACAAGCCCGCTCCCACATTCAGTTACTGGCCGTTGTAGATCTGGTCGAACACCCCGCCATCATTGAAGTGGGTCTTCTGCACGGTGCGCCAGTCACCAAAGGTCTTCTCCACCGACAGGAAGTCGACTTTCGGGAAGCGGTCGGTGTACTTGGCCAGTACCTTCGGGTCCCGTGGGCGCAGGTAGTTGTTGGCCGCGATTTCCTGGCCTTCTGCCGACCACAGGTATTTCAGGTAGTCATCGGCCACGGCACGGGTGCCTTTTTTATCGACCACTTTGTCGACGACCGACACCGGCGGTTCGGCTTCGGCAGAGACGCTTGGGTAGACCACCTCGAACTGATCACGGCCGAATTCACGGGCAATCATTTCTGCTTCGTTCTCAAAGGTCACCAGCACGTCACCGATCTGGTTGGTCATGAAGGTGGTGGTGGCGGCACGGCCACCGGTATCGAGCACCGGTGCTTGCTTGAACAGCTTGCCGACAAAATCCTTGGCCTTGTTTTCATCGCCGCCGTTCTTCAGGACATAGCCCCAGGCCGACAGGTAGGTGTAGCGCCCGTTACCGGAGGTCTTGGGGTTGGGGACGATCACCTGCACACCGTCCTTGAGCAGGTCCGGCCAGTCTTTCAGGGCCTTGGGGTTGCCCTTGCGCACGATAAACACCGTGGCGGAAGTAAACGGCGCGCTGTTGTTTGGCAGGCGGGTGACCCAGTTGTCCGGCACCAGTTTGCCGTTGTCCGCCAGGGCGTTGATATCGGTGGCCATGTTCATGGTGATCACGTCAGCCGGCAGGCCATCGATGACCGAGCGTGCCTGTTTGCTGGAGCCGCCGAAGGACATCTGCAAGGTCAGCTTGTCGTCCGGGTGCTCGGCTTGCCAGTGCTTCTGGAACGCGGCGTTGTAATCCTTGTAGAAGTCGCGCATCACGTCATAGGAGACGTTGAGCAGGGTGGTCGAGGCGGCCTGGGCGCCGACAGACAGGGCAAGGCCGGCGGCCAGGAGAGAAGCGCTAACGAGTTTTTTCACTGCTCATTCCTTGTTGTTCGAGAAGGTAGTGGCTTATAGCCCACGACTATAGCCGGGGCGACATAGACGCTTAAAGATTAAAAAGAACTTTGCTTATTCCACTTTCGGATAGAGCCCGTTGCCGCAACGTGAACAGAAGGCCGCGTTGGGTTCGTGGCTGTTTTTCTTGCATACCGGGCAATCGTGTTGCAGTTGCTCACCGCGCATGGCGTGGGCCAGCTCGGCGGTAAAGATCCCGGTGGGCACGGCGATGATCGAGTAACCGGTGATCATCACCAGCGACGAAATCACCTGGCCCAGCGGGGTCTTGGGCACGATATCGCCAAAACCCACGGTGGTCAGGGTCACGATGGCCCAGTAGATGCCCTTGGGGATGCTGGTAAAGCCATGCTCCGGGCCTTCGATCACGTACATCAGGGTGCCGAACACGGTCACCAGGGTGCAGACGCTGACCAGGAACACCACGATCTTCTGCTTGCTGCCGCGCAGCGCCGACATCAAGTAGTTGGCTTGCTTGAGGTACGGGCTCAGCTTGAGCACGCGGAAGATCCGCAGCATGCGGATGATGCGGATAATCAGCAGGTACTGGGCGTCGCTGTAGTACAGGGCAAGGATGCCGGGGACGATCGCCAGCAAGTCCACCAGCCCATAGAAACTGAAGGCGTAGCGCAACGGCTTGGGCGAGCAATACAGGCGCAGGCCGTATTCGATGAGGAAGATCAGGGTGAAGCCCCACTCGATATAGGCCAGCACGTCGGCGTAGTTCTGGTGGACCTGGTCGATGCTGTCGAGCATCACGACCACCAGGCTGGCCAGGATGATCAGCAACAGGATGCCATCGAAGCGCCGCCCGGCCACCGTGTCGCTCTGGAATACCATGATGTAGAGCCGCTGGCGCCAGTCGTTATTGCTGTCCATGAAGTTCGCCTGAATCGAAGATCTGCGAAGCCTAGGGGGATTCGAACGGGCTGTCCATGTTGACCCTGTGCCGCAGGCGCAGGGTGGCACGCACCAGCCAGCAGGCAAGGATGAAGGGCGCCGTCAGCGGCGCCAGGTGCAGGCCGGCAAAACCGGGGGCAAGCAGGCTTGCCAGGAGGATGCCGGGCAAGGGCAGCCAGGGTTGGCGTCGATACTGGCTGAGGGCCAAGGCGGCAAGTGCCGGGTTATAGCTGTGCAGGCCGAGCAGGGCGCCGGCCGGGTCGTCGAGCAGTAGGCCGAGTGCCACGCCGCTGCTGGCGCCGAGCATTGCCCACAAGGCCGCGCGCGGGCTGGCCAGCAGCAGGCCGAGGCCGATCAGCAGGCCGGCCAGCGGTTGATCCAGCAGCACGACCTGGCTCAGGCCGACCAGTGGAGCCGCGAGCCATTGCAGAGTGTTCGGTGCGCTGATCGGCAGGGCGGCAGGCGAGACCGTACCGAGCAGTAACCAGCTGATTGCTACGAAGGGCACGGTATAGGCGGGCAAATCATCGCCATGGGCCATGCGCTTGACCCACTGGCGGGTGAGGATTGCACTCAGGCCGCCGCAGGCCAGGATCAGCGGCGGCAACAGGGCCGACCAGGCAAAGTGCTGGCTGATCAGCAACCCCAGCAACGCCCCGTTATAGCTATAGAGCCCGGCTTGGCGCTCGGCCTTGGGATAGTCGCGGCGCTGGGCGGTGAGCAAGCCGGCGACTGCGCCCAATAGCGCACCGCCGAGCAGGCCCGGCGCGCAGGTGAGGATCGCCAGCAGGCAGAGCAGGCCACACAACGGGTGGCGCTGCAGGAATATCTGGCTGAAGCCGTTGAGCAGGGCTTCGGCCCAGTCGGGGCAGGTTGGGTTGGGCATGGTGGGTAAGTCAGTAAGACCGAGTTGCCCCCATCGCAGGCAAGCCAGCTCCCACATGATTGGGTTCGCAAATCACAGTGTGGGAGCGGGCTTGCCCGCGATAAGGCCCGAACAGACGCTAGATCAGCGTCTCGATACGCAGCGAATTGGTCGACCCCGGCTGCCCGAACGGCACCCCGGCGGTGATCAGCAACGTATCCCCACGTTGCGCCATGCCTTGGGCCTGGGCGATTTCCAGCGCCGTGGAACAGACCTCATCCACTTGCCGCAACCTGTCGTTGACCACCGAATGCACGCCCCAGGCCACGCTCAGGCGCCGGGCGGTGGACAGGTTTGGCGTGAGGTTGAGGATCGGCACCGCCGGTCGTTCCCGCGCGGCGCGCAGGCTGGAGCTGCCCGACTCGCTGTAGTTCACCAGCACCGCCACCGGCAGGATGCTGCTGATCCGGCGGATCGCGCAGCTTATGGCGTCGGACACCGTGGCATCGGCCCTGGGCCGGCTCACATCCAGCTGGGCCTGGTAATCCGGGCCATTCTCCACCTGGCGGATGATCTTGCTCATCATCTGCACGGCTTCCAGCGGGTATTCGCCGGAGGCGGTTTCGGCCGAGAGCATGACCGCATCGGTGCCTTCGGCCACGGCATTGGCCACGTCCGTGACTTCGGCGCGGGTCGGGGCCGGGGAGAAACGCATGGATTCGAGCATCTGCGTGGCCACCACCACCGGTTTGCCCAGCTGGCGGCAGGTGCTGATGATGTCTTTCTGGATTTGCGGCACGCTTTCGGCCGGCACTTCCACCCCCAGGTCGCCTCTGGCGACCATGATCGCATCGCTCAGCTCGGCGATTTCCTGCAGGTACTGCACGGCCGAAGGCTTTTCGATCTTGGCCATCAAGAACGCTTTGTTGCCGATCAGCTCACGCGCTTCGCGGATATCTTCGGGGCGTTGCACAAACGACAGCGCCACCCAGTCCACGCCCAACTCCAGGCCGAAGCTCAGGTCGCGACGGTCCTTGGCGGTCAGTGGGCTGAGTTCCAGCAAGGCTTGCGGGACATTCACGCCTTTACGGTCGGACAGTTCACCGCCATTCAACACCGTGGTGTCGATCGCATCGGCATGTTTGGTGATTACCCGCAGTCGCAACTTGCCGTCGTCCAGCAGCAGGTCCATGCCCGGTTCCAGGGCCTTGATGATTTCCGGGTGGGGCAGGTTGACCCGGCGCTGGTCGCCCGGTGTGGGGTCGAGGTCCAGGCGCAACGCCTGGCCGCGTACCAGTTGCACCTTGCCCTCGGCGAAACGCCCGACGCGCAGCTTCGGCCCTTGCAGGTCCATCAGGATTCCCAGCGGGTAATTGAGCTGGCGCTCTACCTGGCGGATCCACTGGTAGCGCTGGGCGTGGTCGGCGTGATCGCCATGGCTGAAGTTCAGGCGGAAGATATTCACCCCGGCCTCCACCAGCTCGCGGATGTCATCGATGCCGTCGGTGGCCGGTCCCAGGGTGGCGAGGATTTTGACCTTCTTGTCAGGCGTCATGGGCAGCAGTCTCAAGTATCAAAATGGCACGGAAGTCATTGACGTTGGTACGGGTCGGCTCGGTGACGATCAGCGCGTCAAGTGCCGCGAAATAACCGTAGCCATTGTTGTTGTCCAGCTCGTCGCTGGCCGACAGGCCCAGGGCCTCGGCGCGGGCGTAGCTGGTGGGGGTCATGATCGCCCCGGCGTTGTCTTCGGAACCGTCGATGCCGTCAGTGTCACCGGCCAGGGCGTAGATGCCGGGCAGGCCCTTGAGGCTGTCGGTCAGGCTCAGCAGAAACTCGGCATTGCGTCCGCCACGGCCATTGCCGCGCACGGTGACGGTGGTTTCACCGCCGGACAGGATCACGCAGGGCGCCGCCAGCGGCTGGCCGTGCTGGACAATCTGCCGGGCGATGCCGGCATGAACCTTGGCCACGTCCCGTGCTTCGCCTTCCAGGTCGCCGAGAATCAGCGGGCTGAAACCGGCCTGGCGTACTTTCACGGCCACCGCCTCCAGGGATTGCTGCGGCCGCGCGATCAATTGGAAATGGCTGCGCGCCAGGCACGGGTCGCCGGGTTTGACGGTTTCCGACTCAGGGCTCTGCAACCAACTGCGCACCGAGGCCGGTACTTCAATCTGGTAACGCTTGAGAATCGCCAGGGCCTGTTGCGAGGTGCTCGGGTCACCCACGGTGGGGCCGGAGGCAATCACCGTGGCCTGGTCGCCCGGCACATCGGAAATCGCGTAGGTGTAGACGGTTGCTGGCCAGCAAGCCTTGGCCAATCGCCCACCCTTGATTGCCGAGAGGTGTTTGCGCACGCAATTCATCTCGCCAATGGTTGCGCCGCACTTGAGCAGGGCTTTATTGATTGCCTGTTTGTCGGCCAGGGTAATACCGGCCGCCGGCAATGCCAGCAGGGCTGAACCGCCGCCGGACAGGAGGAAGATCACTCGGTCGTCTTCGCCCAGGTTGCTGATCAATTCCAGCACGCGCTTGGCCACGGCCTGGCCGGCGGCATCCGGCACGGGGTGCGCGGCTTCGACCACTTCGATTTTCTGGCAGGGCGCACCGTGGCCATAGCGCGTGACCACCAGGCCCGAGACGTCGCCTTGCCAGCTGTTCTCCACGACCAGGGCCATGGCGGCCGCGGCTTTGCCCGCGCCGATCACGATCACGCGGCCGCTGCGGTCGGCGGGCAGGTAGGGTTCGAGGACTTGCCGGGGGTGGGCAGCGTCGATGGCTGTGGCAAACAGCTCGCGAAGCAGGTGTTGCGGATCGACCGACATAAGCGGGCTCCCGGATTTTTGTTATTGGATTTGAAACCTGGAACGGGATCAAAATGTGGGAGCGGGCTTGCTCGCGATGGTCTTACATTCAACATCCATGCTGACTGGAACACCGCGATCGCGACGATGTGGCGACCCGACAAGCCCGCTCCCACATTTTGATCCCGTTCCAAAGGTGGATCGCAGGCGGGATTACTTATCGCGAATCGAGAAGTTCGCCATATGCTCCAGGCCCTTGATCAGCGCCGAATGGTCCCAGTTACCGCCGCCAATCGCGGTGCAGGTACTGAACACCTGCTGGGTGCCGGCGGTGTTGGGCAGGTTGATCCCCAACTCTTTGGCACCGGCCAGGGCCAGGTTCAGATCCTTCTGGTGCAGGTTGATGCGGAAACCCGGATCGAAGGTGCCCTTGATCATCCGCTCGCCATGCACTTCAAGGATCTTCGAGGAGGCGAAGCCACCCATCAGCGCTTCACGCACCTTGGCCGGGTCTGCACCGTTTTTCGAGGCGAACAGCAGCGCTTCGGCCACGGCCTGGATGTTCAGGGCAACGATAATCTGGTTCGCCACCTTGGCGGTCTGGCCATCGCCGTTGCCACCCACCAGGGTGATGTTCTTGCCCATGCTCTGGAACAGCGCCAGGGCCCGCTCGAATGTCTGCGGCTCGCCACCGACCATGATGCTCAGGGTCCCGGCCTTGGCACCGACTTCACCGCCGGATACCGGGGCGTCGAGATACTGCGCGCCAGTGGCGTTGATCCTGGCGGCAAAGGCCTTGGTGGCAGTGGGCGAGATCGAGCTCATGTCGATCACCACTTTGTTCGGCGACAGGCCAGCGGCCACGCCGTCGGCGCGGAACAAGACGTCATCGACCTGGGGGGTATCGGGCACCATGACGATGATGAATTCCGCTTCCTGGGCCACCTGCTGCGGGCTGGCCAGGGCGATGGCACCGGCGGCGACCAACTCGGCGGGTGCTTTGCCGTGGTGCTCGGACAGGAACAGTTGGTGACCTGCTTTCTGCAGGTTCGCGGCCATGGGTTGGCCCATGATGCCGGTGCCGATAAAGCCGATTTTAGCCATGATCAAATCC from Pseudomonas fluorescens encodes the following:
- a CDS encoding cytochrome c-type biogenesis protein, giving the protein MKRWLSAAVLALGLVGLAQAAIDTYEFARDSDRERFRELTKELRCPKCQNQDIADSNAPIAADLRKEIFRMLGEGKDNQQIIDFMVDRYGDFVRYKPALTGKTALLWFGPAALLLGGLVVMAMIVRRRRAAPTDGFDALSPQERQRLDQLLDKKTDD
- the ccmI gene encoding c-type cytochrome biogenesis protein CcmI; translation: MIDFWLAAGLLLLVALSFLLIPVLRVRRAQREEDRTALNVALYQERVAELQTQQNEGVLNAAQLDTGRAEAARELLADTEGVEKPRESRLGKPLPLLAAVLVPVLGLALYLHYGAIDKVELTREFAQPPVSLADMTQRLERAAAAQPDSAEGLYFLGRAYMAQDRSADAAKVFERAVALAGRQPELLGQWAQAQYFANNKQWSPQLQALTDEALKLDPKEVTSLGLLGIAAFEGQRYQDAIDYWNRLLAQLPEQDSSRAALQGGIDRAAEKLKEGGGAVAPTVKTAVMSVRVDLAADVKAKALPTDSVFIFARAVSGPAAPLAAKRVTVADLPVTVELGDADAMMPQLKLSNFPEVQLVARISRAGQPTAGEWIGRSQPLASSTTATQQLTIDSPDP
- a CDS encoding lipoprotein produces the protein MTAIARITLLSLVLGLSACAVHRPPPAPTGPTIPPSGPSTQPSSKPSGPVTAPPKALPSKSPTFAPPPGAASHWDGKMQVYVLDEQPDTFYRQRTYYRWSNGWSRSISPNGPWEETNVQGVPPGLSKQYAQ
- the phnN gene encoding phosphonate metabolism protein/1,5-bisphosphokinase (PRPP-forming) PhnN; translated protein: MAGRLIYLIGPSGSGKDSLLEAARVPLAERGCRIVRRVITRSAEAVGEAAQGVSPAQFAALVAEGAFALSWHANGLSYGIPRQIDDWLAAGDDVLVNGSRGHLAQTRARYPTLQVVLLTVDQAVLRQRLLARGRESEVEIDARLARNAQFSESLKAAPGVFLLDNSGPLARTVEQLLGGLGDGQSAGSRAC
- a CDS encoding MFS transporter encodes the protein MTATPPATATLTRGMVLLFAFCCGAIVANIYYAQPIIELIAPDIGLTPTMASLIVSLTQIGYALGLFFLVPLGDLLENRRLMITTTVVAIASLLGAAFTEQPNLFLLVSLLIGFSSVSVQILIPLAAHLAPAESRGRVVGSIMGGLLLGILLARPVSSLVADHFGWRAMFMAAAAMMALISLVLLLTVPKRQPDHSASYGQLLRSLGTLLREQPLLRQRAFYQGCLFASFSLFWTAVPLELSRNHGLSQSEIALFALVGALGAMAAPISGRLADAGHTYRASLLAMLFAALSFLPAFIHPLYSVIGLAVTGVVLDFCVQMNMVLGQRTIYALDAHSRSRLNALYMTSIFIGGAFGSAIASSVYEHGGWLGVIAVGSLFPLVALVRFLSVSRVSSPVSV
- a CDS encoding sulfate ABC transporter substrate-binding protein produces the protein MKKLVSASLLAAGLALSVGAQAASTTLLNVSYDVMRDFYKDYNAAFQKHWQAEHPDDKLTLQMSFGGSSKQARSVIDGLPADVITMNMATDINALADNGKLVPDNWVTRLPNNSAPFTSATVFIVRKGNPKALKDWPDLLKDGVQVIVPNPKTSGNGRYTYLSAWGYVLKNGGDENKAKDFVGKLFKQAPVLDTGGRAATTTFMTNQIGDVLVTFENEAEMIAREFGRDQFEVVYPSVSAEAEPPVSVVDKVVDKKGTRAVADDYLKYLWSAEGQEIAANNYLRPRDPKVLAKYTDRFPKVDFLSVEKTFGDWRTVQKTHFNDGGVFDQIYNGQ
- a CDS encoding ion transporter, whose translation is MDSNNDWRQRLYIMVFQSDTVAGRRFDGILLLIILASLVVVMLDSIDQVHQNYADVLAYIEWGFTLIFLIEYGLRLYCSPKPLRYAFSFYGLVDLLAIVPGILALYYSDAQYLLIIRIIRMLRIFRVLKLSPYLKQANYLMSALRGSKQKIVVFLVSVCTLVTVFGTLMYVIEGPEHGFTSIPKGIYWAIVTLTTVGFGDIVPKTPLGQVISSLVMITGYSIIAVPTGIFTAELAHAMRGEQLQHDCPVCKKNSHEPNAAFCSRCGNGLYPKVE
- a CDS encoding urea transporter, with the protein product MPNPTCPDWAEALLNGFSQIFLQRHPLCGLLCLLAILTCAPGLLGGALLGAVAGLLTAQRRDYPKAERQAGLYSYNGALLGLLISQHFAWSALLPPLILACGGLSAILTRQWVKRMAHGDDLPAYTVPFVAISWLLLGTVSPAALPISAPNTLQWLAAPLVGLSQVVLLDQPLAGLLIGLGLLLASPRAALWAMLGASSGVALGLLLDDPAGALLGLHSYNPALAALALSQYRRQPWLPLPGILLASLLAPGFAGLHLAPLTAPFILACWLVRATLRLRHRVNMDSPFESP
- the pyk gene encoding pyruvate kinase translates to MTPDKKVKILATLGPATDGIDDIRELVEAGVNIFRLNFSHGDHADHAQRYQWIRQVERQLNYPLGILMDLQGPKLRVGRFAEGKVQLVRGQALRLDLDPTPGDQRRVNLPHPEIIKALEPGMDLLLDDGKLRLRVITKHADAIDTTVLNGGELSDRKGVNVPQALLELSPLTAKDRRDLSFGLELGVDWVALSFVQRPEDIREARELIGNKAFLMAKIEKPSAVQYLQEIAELSDAIMVARGDLGVEVPAESVPQIQKDIISTCRQLGKPVVVATQMLESMRFSPAPTRAEVTDVANAVAEGTDAVMLSAETASGEYPLEAVQMMSKIIRQVENGPDYQAQLDVSRPRADATVSDAISCAIRRISSILPVAVLVNYSESGSSSLRAARERPAVPILNLTPNLSTARRLSVAWGVHSVVNDRLRQVDEVCSTALEIAQAQGMAQRGDTLLITAGVPFGQPGSTNSLRIETLI
- a CDS encoding glycerate kinase type-2 family protein, with translation MSVDPQHLLRELFATAIDAAHPRQVLEPYLPADRSGRVIVIGAGKAAAAMALVVENSWQGDVSGLVVTRYGHGAPCQKIEVVEAAHPVPDAAGQAVAKRVLELISNLGEDDRVIFLLSGGGSALLALPAAGITLADKQAINKALLKCGATIGEMNCVRKHLSAIKGGRLAKACWPATVYTYAISDVPGDQATVIASGPTVGDPSTSQQALAILKRYQIEVPASVRSWLQSPESETVKPGDPCLARSHFQLIARPQQSLEAVAVKVRQAGFSPLILGDLEGEARDVAKVHAGIARQIVQHGQPLAAPCVILSGGETTVTVRGNGRGGRNAEFLLSLTDSLKGLPGIYALAGDTDGIDGSEDNAGAIMTPTSYARAEALGLSASDELDNNNGYGYFAALDALIVTEPTRTNVNDFRAILILETAAHDA
- a CDS encoding 2-hydroxy-3-oxopropionate reductase, translated to MAKIGFIGTGIMGQPMAANLQKAGHQLFLSEHHGKAPAELVAAGAIALASPQQVAQEAEFIIVMVPDTPQVDDVLFRADGVAAGLSPNKVVIDMSSISPTATKAFAARINATGAQYLDAPVSGGEVGAKAGTLSIMVGGEPQTFERALALFQSMGKNITLVGGNGDGQTAKVANQIIVALNIQAVAEALLFASKNGADPAKVREALMGGFASSKILEVHGERMIKGTFDPGFRINLHQKDLNLALAGAKELGINLPNTAGTQQVFSTCTAIGGGNWDHSALIKGLEHMANFSIRDK